CCGTGGTGTGCGCGGGATCATATCCAGGGCAATTTCGCCGGATCTGCTGGTCAAATGTGTGCGCAAGATTGCCGGCGGTGAAACCTGGATCGACAATCAGTCGATCAATCTGGTGATTGAAGCTTACCGCTCTCAGGCGGCTGCTCTGGTAAGCCCGCGCACTCAGCCCCGTCTCTCACCCAAAGAGATGGCCATTATCACCTGCATAACCCAGGGTAAGCGCAATAAGGAAATTGCCTACCAATTGGGAACGACAGAACAGGTGATCAAGAACTATCTGCGCAAGATCTACGATAAGCTGGGCGTATCAGACCGGCTCGAACTTGCCCTCTATTGCCTGCATCACAAGATTATTCATGGTGAGGGGGAAGAAGAGTCGATCGTGGCGAAGGTAGCTTCCCGCTAACGGGCGACTGCAGTTCGGTCGAGCTTCCACCAGCCGCGCAACATCGGGCCTTTCTTAGTAATCGGGTCAATGAATAGAGTTCTTCCCGGGTGAGCTCCTGAAGGAGTTCCCTGGGACCCTGTTCCACCAAGCTGTCCAGTTTCCCCAACACTTCCAGACCAAGATCTGTGATACGGGACCATACGACTCTGCGGTCCTGAAGGTCGCGCTGCTGGCAGAGAAGCGATTGCGCCTTCAACCGGGCGAGCAGCCGGGTGATATCCGGCTCGGGCGTAATCATCATGCGTCCGATCGAGGAACAGGTCAGACCGGCGGGTCGGGCAGATCTCAGAATTCGCAGTACGTTGTATTGCGTCAGGGTGAGTCCGGAGGGCTTGAGGCGTTGCTGCATTGCGCGATGCAGACAGTCGGCGGAACGCATTAAGTTAAGCAGCGCCTCTTCGTGGGGACTGGAGAAGCTAGGGGCTTGCTCGGATCCCTGAGAAT
This sequence is a window from Acidicapsa acidisoli. Protein-coding genes within it:
- a CDS encoding response regulator transcription factor, which produces MDFLEDSPEGEVQDSVAKPGAIRVILADSQAIYRVGIRKVFALEDDVRVVAQADSIENLHAAVQRYPTDVVLLEGGMLTGTANAIPELLRLAPNIKIIVQASYSDESHTVELYRRGVRGIISRAISPDLLVKCVRKIAGGETWIDNQSINLVIEAYRSQAAALVSPRTQPRLSPKEMAIITCITQGKRNKEIAYQLGTTEQVIKNYLRKIYDKLGVSDRLELALYCLHHKIIHGEGEEESIVAKVASR
- a CDS encoding MarR family winged helix-turn-helix transcriptional regulator produces the protein MAANSQGSEQAPSFSSPHEEALLNLMRSADCLHRAMQQRLKPSGLTLTQYNVLRILRSARPAGLTCSSIGRMMITPEPDITRLLARLKAQSLLCQQRDLQDRRVVWSRITDLGLEVLGKLDSLVEQGPRELLQELTREELYSLTRLLRKARCCAAGGSSTELQSPVSGKLPSPRSTLLPPHHE